From a region of the Psychrobacter immobilis genome:
- a CDS encoding fimbrial biogenesis chaperone — translation MSVKQLFYKICLITLLTPISLVHAEIIIHGTRAVYPSDAREVTLQLSNDGKSPSLVQVWIDEGDPSATPDQSKAPFILTPPISRVEGQKSQFISITSLPTVNTLSKTEESLFWLNVLDIPPKPSAQDKTAAPDNFLQLAVRSRIKLFYRPSGIKQDVVLAPEKIQWSSKGTNLLVKNPTPFYITITSITQEAAGKTIDILSEGLMLKPFSEQSVLLKSSSTQNMTFTTINDYGGRVIHKIK, via the coding sequence ATGTCTGTAAAACAGCTGTTTTATAAAATCTGTTTAATCACACTTCTAACACCTATCAGTTTGGTTCATGCAGAAATTATTATTCATGGTACGCGTGCTGTTTACCCTTCTGATGCACGTGAGGTTACGCTGCAATTAAGTAACGATGGAAAAAGCCCTTCTCTGGTCCAAGTATGGATTGATGAAGGTGACCCAAGTGCGACTCCTGATCAATCAAAAGCTCCTTTTATTCTTACGCCTCCTATTTCACGTGTAGAGGGGCAAAAAAGTCAATTTATAAGTATCACCAGTTTGCCTACCGTGAATACGTTAAGTAAAACAGAAGAAAGCTTGTTTTGGTTAAACGTATTAGACATACCACCAAAACCTTCAGCACAAGACAAAACAGCAGCTCCTGATAATTTCTTACAATTGGCTGTTCGCTCACGTATCAAGTTATTTTATCGTCCTAGTGGTATAAAACAAGATGTTGTTCTAGCTCCTGAAAAAATTCAGTGGAGTAGTAAAGGAACGAATCTATTAGTTAAAAACCCAACCCCTTTTTATATAACGATAACTTCTATTACCCAAGAAGCCGCAGGCAAAACCATTGATATTTTGTCAGAAGGTTTGATGCTAAAACCTTTTTCTGAACAGAGTGTTTTATTGAAAAGTTCTAGCACACAGAATATGACATTTACTACTATTAATGACTATGGTGGAAGAGTGATTCATAAAATTAAGTAA